In Candidatus Babeliales bacterium, a genomic segment contains:
- the nusA gene encoding transcription termination factor NusA, giving the protein MKLADVIDELVEERGLEKESLGAVVCEGMLAAYQRKYPDLALKVEEDSVTGDLVVLAQKIVVATVDDEYSEISLKKARNINKDIALGDQVWLPFEGKIGRVEVLRARQVIASRIKQIEARVVYDLFKNKQGHIIVGSVHKAERNGISVKFGDVYAFLPYSLSIPGEKFAVGYTVRALLKEVLIEPQGDNQLILDRVSPEFLEALFELEIPEVFEKLVEIKKIVRSPGYKSKVAVFSHDRNIDPVGTCVGVGGSRIKPILKELSGETIDVFLWSDSLPFFVTNSLKPAVIDRVELSSDNTVARVWLNEDQRSFAIGKGGQNISLASQITGVSIQLVREETSQKGKEDASDEVLIDDQD; this is encoded by the coding sequence GTGAAACTTGCGGATGTAATAGACGAATTAGTTGAAGAACGTGGACTGGAAAAAGAATCTTTGGGAGCAGTTGTTTGCGAAGGTATGCTTGCTGCTTACCAACGTAAGTATCCAGACCTTGCTTTGAAAGTAGAAGAAGACTCTGTCACAGGAGACCTTGTTGTGCTTGCTCAAAAGATTGTGGTGGCAACTGTTGATGATGAATACAGCGAAATTTCTCTCAAAAAAGCGCGCAACATTAACAAAGATATCGCTTTAGGTGATCAAGTCTGGCTTCCTTTTGAAGGAAAAATTGGGCGAGTTGAAGTACTCAGAGCCCGCCAAGTCATTGCGAGTAGAATTAAGCAAATTGAAGCTCGTGTTGTTTATGACCTGTTCAAAAATAAACAAGGCCACATTATCGTTGGTTCTGTGCACAAGGCTGAGCGCAATGGTATATCCGTTAAGTTTGGTGATGTTTATGCATTTTTACCGTATTCTCTCTCTATTCCCGGTGAAAAATTTGCAGTTGGCTACACTGTCAGAGCGTTGTTGAAAGAGGTACTTATCGAACCTCAAGGCGATAATCAGCTTATTTTAGATCGTGTTTCGCCAGAATTCTTAGAGGCGTTGTTTGAGTTAGAAATTCCAGAAGTGTTTGAAAAATTGGTTGAAATCAAGAAAATCGTTCGCTCTCCTGGATATAAATCAAAAGTTGCTGTTTTCTCGCATGACAGAAATATTGATCCGGTCGGAACATGCGTTGGAGTTGGTGGAAGTCGTATCAAACCAATATTAAAAGAGCTCAGTGGTGAGACAATCGATGTTTTTCTCTGGAGTGATTCGCTGCCTTTCTTTGTGACAAATTCCTTAAAGCCCGCTGTTATTGATCGAGTAGAGTTAAGTTCAGATAATACAGTTGCTCGGGTATGGCTTAATGAAGATCAACGATCATTTGCCATTGGAAAAGGTGGACAAAATATATCATTAGCCTCTCAAATTACCGGTGTAAGTATTCAACTTGTTCGTGAAGAAACTTCGCAAAAAGGTAAAGAAGATGCTAGTGATGAAGTGTTAATCGACGATCAAGATTAG
- the infB gene encoding translation initiation factor IF-2, with the protein MRIYEFAQLNNVSSKDIIEKLQTNGFDVKSHMSILDEKALSFLNKLFTEINASTKKEAESLKESKPVTPIENKVPELSQRTTKVTPRSSENNKQQSVLAKKDQSAAVSPVELVVYQMNVAELAEKIKKPVTDVIVTLLKWGIIATKNQIISEDVVHRVANHYEIPVVKVSAKQESAEVTKKLASGAALEKRPPVVVVVGHVDHGKTTLLDYIRKTRVAFKEKGGITQHLGAYEATTSHGSIVFLDTPGHEAFVKIRQRGIKVADIVILIVAADDGVMPQTIEAIKYALSTKVPIVVAINKVDKVDSARLEVIKRQLNQYGITVEDWGGDVICVPISAKVGTGVDRLLEMVALQAEVMELRAEINVPADGYVLESSSEKGRGWVVTLITQNGILKVGDYVLCGNTFGHISSLFDSYGKRIKAIHPALPAQAAGFDGRPEAGDFFRVVSKDQYLKAKSAGEGKISLAGKRFMYENGINILVKADNHSSLEAIVEGIDRLSKKQKKGFNILRQDVGDVNEGDIEFAFNTGARIVCFNVKTETNAHVLADRRKVSILYYGIIYKLLEDLDNIAELAKDIEMVRTKIGEAVVLRVFDIKKVGVIAGVIMRDGRFTRDGYAVIWRGKTKIGEGKITSLQRDKKSVKEVFAGFECGFMVDGFSDWAQDDRVECFIDVPKK; encoded by the coding sequence ATGCGAATATATGAATTTGCCCAATTGAATAATGTTTCGAGCAAAGATATTATAGAAAAATTGCAAACAAATGGCTTTGATGTTAAAAGTCATATGTCTATTTTGGACGAAAAAGCCCTCTCATTTCTCAATAAGTTATTTACAGAGATTAATGCAAGCACCAAAAAAGAAGCTGAATCGTTAAAAGAATCAAAACCTGTTACTCCGATTGAAAATAAAGTGCCTGAATTATCACAAAGAACGACTAAGGTGACGCCAAGATCATCTGAAAATAACAAACAGCAATCAGTTCTTGCAAAGAAAGACCAGTCAGCTGCTGTCTCTCCTGTTGAGTTAGTAGTCTATCAAATGAATGTTGCAGAACTTGCTGAAAAAATTAAAAAACCTGTCACAGATGTTATAGTTACTCTTTTAAAATGGGGTATTATAGCAACAAAAAATCAAATTATATCAGAAGATGTGGTTCATCGAGTTGCGAACCATTACGAAATTCCTGTTGTAAAGGTTTCTGCTAAGCAAGAGTCTGCTGAAGTAACTAAAAAACTTGCAAGTGGAGCTGCTTTAGAAAAAAGACCACCTGTTGTTGTAGTCGTTGGTCATGTTGATCACGGTAAGACAACCTTGCTTGATTACATCAGAAAAACGCGTGTTGCGTTTAAAGAAAAAGGTGGAATAACTCAGCATTTAGGTGCGTACGAAGCAACAACTTCCCACGGAAGTATTGTCTTTCTTGATACACCAGGTCACGAAGCGTTTGTTAAAATTAGACAACGCGGTATAAAAGTTGCAGACATTGTTATTCTTATTGTTGCAGCGGATGATGGTGTAATGCCTCAAACTATTGAAGCAATAAAATATGCTCTTTCCACGAAAGTACCAATAGTTGTTGCGATAAATAAAGTTGATAAGGTTGATTCAGCCCGCTTAGAGGTAATAAAACGACAGCTTAATCAGTATGGCATCACTGTGGAAGATTGGGGCGGCGATGTTATATGTGTTCCGATTTCGGCAAAAGTTGGAACTGGTGTTGATCGCTTACTCGAAATGGTTGCATTGCAAGCAGAAGTAATGGAATTGCGTGCGGAAATTAACGTTCCTGCAGATGGCTATGTTTTGGAATCAAGTTCAGAAAAAGGACGTGGTTGGGTTGTAACTCTTATTACTCAAAATGGAATATTAAAAGTTGGTGACTATGTGTTATGCGGTAACACTTTTGGTCATATTAGTTCTTTGTTTGATTCTTATGGTAAGCGCATTAAAGCAATTCATCCTGCATTGCCTGCGCAAGCAGCGGGTTTTGATGGACGACCAGAAGCAGGAGATTTTTTTAGAGTTGTGTCCAAAGATCAGTATTTGAAAGCGAAATCAGCTGGAGAAGGAAAAATTTCTCTTGCAGGTAAGCGCTTTATGTACGAAAATGGCATTAATATTCTCGTGAAGGCAGATAATCATTCATCTCTTGAAGCTATTGTAGAAGGCATCGATCGCCTTTCTAAAAAACAAAAAAAAGGCTTCAATATTTTGCGTCAAGATGTTGGTGATGTGAACGAAGGTGATATTGAGTTTGCATTCAATACCGGCGCACGAATTGTTTGTTTTAACGTAAAAACAGAAACAAATGCACATGTTCTTGCAGATCGTAGAAAAGTGTCGATATTGTACTATGGTATTATTTACAAACTGCTTGAAGATTTGGACAACATTGCTGAATTAGCAAAAGATATAGAAATGGTTCGCACTAAAATTGGTGAAGCCGTTGTCTTGCGTGTATTCGACATAAAAAAAGTTGGTGTTATCGCCGGTGTTATTATGCGTGATGGTCGCTTTACTCGTGATGGGTATGCGGTTATTTGGCGTGGTAAAACAAAAATTGGTGAAGGAAAAATTACAAGTCTACAGCGTGATAAAAAGTCAGTAAAAGAAGTATTTGCTGGTTTTGAGTGTGGCTTTATGGTAGACGGTTTTTCTGATTGGGCTCAAGATGATCGTGTTGAGTGTTTTATTGATGTTCCAAAAAAATAA
- a CDS encoding deoxyribonuclease IV gives MKKKYSLLFGAHMSISGEMRLAIERGESIGCSAIQIFTKSNRQWHAKPISQQDIDSFKQTWKSSSVQSVITHASYLLNIGSPNADLEKKSVDALELELTRCADLTIPYLVLHPGSHTNTDEESCLARISKNIDKVLTKVPHGAILLETMAGQGSQVGYTFEQLAQIIKYSDHKRRIGICFDTCHAFVAGYDFRTEKSYDLMWKQFDKTIGINKLKAIHVNDSQKDLGSRVDRHADIGKGKIGLKAFELLFNDPALFDIPKIIETPKADLADDRKNMEILMSLLSKKTRTLLHVAE, from the coding sequence ATGAAAAAAAAATATTCACTTTTATTTGGTGCCCACATGTCAATAAGTGGCGAAATGCGCCTGGCCATAGAACGGGGCGAATCTATTGGGTGTTCAGCAATACAAATATTTACAAAAAGCAATCGCCAATGGCATGCAAAACCCATTTCTCAACAAGATATAGACTCCTTTAAACAAACCTGGAAAAGCTCATCTGTCCAGTCGGTTATCACTCACGCATCATATCTTCTCAATATTGGATCACCAAACGCAGACCTTGAAAAAAAATCAGTCGACGCTCTTGAGCTGGAACTTACCAGATGCGCAGATCTTACTATCCCCTATCTTGTGCTTCATCCTGGCTCACATACCAACACCGATGAAGAATCATGTCTTGCAAGAATTAGTAAAAATATAGATAAAGTGCTCACAAAGGTGCCTCATGGTGCCATTTTATTAGAAACAATGGCCGGTCAAGGAAGCCAAGTTGGCTATACTTTTGAGCAACTTGCCCAAATAATCAAATATTCAGACCATAAAAGACGTATCGGTATATGCTTTGATACATGCCATGCATTTGTTGCTGGATATGACTTCAGAACAGAAAAGTCGTATGACCTTATGTGGAAGCAATTTGATAAAACAATTGGCATCAACAAGCTCAAAGCAATCCACGTGAATGATTCACAAAAAGACCTTGGATCTCGCGTTGATCGCCATGCGGACATTGGAAAGGGAAAAATAGGACTTAAAGCCTTTGAGTTATTATTCAATGATCCAGCACTTTTTGATATTCCTAAAATTATTGAAACACCAAAGGCTGATCTTGCTGATGATAGAAAAAATATGGAAATTTTGATGAGTTTGCTCAGTAAAAAAACGCGAACGCTTTTACACGTTGCCGAGTGA
- a CDS encoding CTP synthase: MKSVSEVSVLIEKVRLSPVKFVVVTGGVCSSIGKGILIASLGVLLKGAGYSVSILKWDPYLNVDPGTMSPLVHGEVFVTADGAETDLDLGHYERLVGLNLGRDSSVSSGQIYKEVLEGEREGRFLGKCIQMVPHVVDVAKKRLLEFALKHNVEFVLLEIGGTVGDIEGEVFLEAVRQLKMDLGPKHVMHSHLSLVPFLSWANEVKTKPTQHSVMELKRAGLIPDCLFLRADRAIEEQSIDKLSIMCEVKKEYIFQVLTVDPLYKIFLDLQGQGVGEEIQRFFGLPVLKKSDISLWSQFIDNIAQSRQTLSVGLVAKYVGSNDPYISVIEAIKSSAYNLSYHVKIVTIAAEMLEKDYHNQDASRAWQDLQSVDGIIVPGGFDSRGVEGKILACKWAREQKIPYLGLCLGMQVMIIESARSLLHLETANSTEFDAATKDPVICLMSEQQNITTKGANMRLGSYLCTLVQDTHAHNAYKTDAVLERHRHRYEVNKNYKERLEKAGIVFSGIHTAMDLIEIAEVKDHPFMVGSQFHPEFQSSPVKVHPLFKSFIEVVASECNKRQQQGLTKPVLVKKEVKNLHF, encoded by the coding sequence ATGAAGTCAGTTTCTGAAGTTTCTGTGTTGATTGAGAAAGTGCGTCTTTCTCCCGTAAAATTTGTTGTTGTCACTGGTGGAGTTTGTTCATCTATCGGTAAGGGAATACTTATTGCATCTCTTGGTGTATTGCTAAAAGGGGCAGGATATTCTGTTTCAATTCTTAAGTGGGACCCTTATCTTAATGTTGATCCTGGCACAATGTCACCACTTGTTCATGGTGAAGTTTTTGTTACTGCAGATGGTGCTGAAACTGATTTAGATTTGGGGCACTATGAACGATTGGTAGGTCTCAATTTAGGCAGAGACTCTTCTGTTTCATCAGGCCAAATTTATAAGGAAGTGCTTGAGGGAGAACGAGAAGGTCGTTTTTTGGGCAAATGCATTCAAATGGTGCCACATGTTGTTGATGTTGCTAAGAAACGTCTTCTGGAATTTGCGCTCAAACACAATGTTGAATTTGTTTTACTTGAAATAGGTGGCACTGTTGGTGATATAGAAGGTGAAGTTTTTTTAGAAGCAGTTCGTCAGCTTAAGATGGATTTAGGACCAAAACATGTGATGCATTCACATCTCAGCTTGGTTCCTTTTCTGAGTTGGGCCAATGAAGTAAAAACCAAGCCAACACAACATAGTGTCATGGAATTAAAAAGAGCTGGATTGATTCCAGATTGTTTATTTTTACGTGCTGATAGAGCGATTGAAGAGCAGTCAATTGATAAGCTTTCAATCATGTGTGAAGTGAAAAAAGAATATATTTTTCAAGTATTAACAGTAGATCCTCTTTACAAAATATTTCTTGATTTGCAAGGACAGGGTGTGGGCGAAGAAATTCAAAGATTCTTCGGTCTTCCAGTGCTTAAGAAATCAGATATATCATTATGGAGTCAATTTATTGACAACATAGCACAAAGTAGACAGACATTATCTGTTGGCCTTGTAGCAAAATATGTTGGCAGCAATGATCCTTATATCAGCGTTATTGAAGCAATAAAATCATCTGCATATAATCTTAGTTATCACGTTAAAATAGTTACAATTGCAGCAGAGATGCTGGAGAAAGATTACCACAACCAAGATGCCAGTCGAGCTTGGCAGGACTTACAAAGTGTTGATGGTATAATTGTTCCAGGAGGTTTTGATTCTCGTGGTGTTGAAGGAAAAATTTTGGCGTGTAAATGGGCTCGTGAGCAAAAAATTCCTTACTTGGGACTTTGCCTTGGCATGCAAGTGATGATAATAGAAAGTGCGCGATCGTTGTTGCACCTTGAGACTGCAAACAGTACGGAATTTGATGCAGCAACAAAAGATCCTGTTATTTGCTTGATGAGCGAGCAACAAAATATAACGACAAAAGGTGCCAACATGAGGTTGGGATCTTATTTGTGTACGCTTGTTCAAGATACCCATGCACATAATGCTTATAAAACAGATGCGGTCTTAGAAAGACACAGACATCGCTATGAAGTGAACAAAAACTACAAAGAGCGACTTGAAAAAGCAGGAATTGTCTTTTCTGGTATACATACTGCCATGGATTTAATCGAAATAGCGGAAGTTAAAGATCATCCTTTTATGGTAGGATCTCAATTTCATCCAGAGTTCCAATCATCGCCCGTTAAAGTTCATCCTTTATTCAAAAGTTTCATTGAAGTAGTAGCAAGTGAGTGTAATAAAAGGCAGCAGCAGGGTTTGACAAAGCCAGTCCTTGTAAAAAAAGAGGTGAAAAACCTTCATTTTTAG
- a CDS encoding uracil-DNA glycosylase yields the protein MNQKESKSLLLQKLYAPYKECASCPLELQTKHNFVCGYGNPEAQLMLIGEAPGQHEDEQGVPFVGKSGMLLTKALACLGIDRKDIFITNSVKCRPPQNRKPTPQESKTYKNLFLLKEIEIIRPKVICTLGATALESLLESPTKMNAIHGKELSFNGTILIPTFHPAYILRDPNKFDAWFADLQKAWALSQSK from the coding sequence ATGAACCAAAAGGAATCAAAATCTCTCTTGCTGCAAAAACTGTATGCCCCTTATAAAGAATGCGCATCATGCCCCTTAGAGCTGCAAACAAAACACAATTTTGTATGCGGCTATGGCAATCCTGAGGCACAATTAATGCTTATTGGAGAAGCTCCCGGCCAACATGAGGACGAACAGGGCGTACCATTCGTTGGAAAATCTGGCATGTTGCTCACTAAAGCATTAGCATGCCTTGGTATAGATAGAAAAGATATATTTATTACCAATAGTGTAAAGTGTCGCCCACCTCAAAACCGCAAACCAACCCCACAGGAAAGCAAAACGTATAAAAATTTATTTTTACTCAAAGAAATTGAAATTATCCGGCCAAAAGTCATCTGCACGCTTGGAGCAACAGCTCTTGAAAGTCTTCTTGAATCTCCTACAAAAATGAATGCTATACACGGCAAAGAGCTGTCTTTTAATGGCACTATTCTCATTCCAACGTTTCATCCTGCATATATTTTACGAGATCCAAACAAATTTGATGCCTGGTTTGCCGATTTGCAAAAAGCATGGGCGCTCAGCCAGTCTAAATAA
- a CDS encoding clostripain-related cysteine peptidase codes for MLPKRITTFMRLMSKFILITLCLTVGTIHTEINHEMYSIDNDAICQTCLCDFCDEIRQTSSIKTYKNRIHKKNISRKKKIKTSKTNKRVVMVYMAADNDLRPFAARNIQQMANIGSNSNLTIVVHLDIRISGNKKITRRYLIERDQVLHIDPYNPLIQQMDSGNPATLISFCEWAIKNYAADEYDLILWNHGTGILEPPHGKIINPMDLFVFNPSTHRLELDRSIGFMDAIDHLEPKQRGVCWDDTTGNYLSNRKLEAALETICQKYLNGKKFGIIGFDACLMSMIEVMTFIQKYAQVMVSSEEVELGMGWKYDEVLFPFTKEALSTFAFASHIVNAYNRTYQSITNDYTLSAINLNSIELLERNIDHIARLLIECLDQQRTTIHQTIKDSKSKILCTHFDEPTYIDLHHFYKNLSNNLKKLSTENSHIGSVVKNTLLTKLDEGMHLIEQLVIANTAGKNLKNARGIAIYFPERGIHSSYQEAIFLKSNSWGTLLSRYIFG; via the coding sequence ATGTTGCCAAAACGTATTACAACATTCATGAGGCTGATGAGCAAATTTATCCTTATAACTTTATGCTTAACAGTTGGAACAATTCACACAGAAATAAATCATGAAATGTATTCCATAGATAATGATGCTATTTGCCAAACATGCCTCTGTGATTTTTGTGATGAAATTCGCCAAACAAGTTCGATCAAAACATATAAAAATCGAATTCATAAAAAAAATATTTCTCGCAAAAAAAAAATAAAAACAAGTAAAACAAACAAACGAGTAGTAATGGTATACATGGCAGCAGATAATGATTTGCGACCATTTGCAGCCCGTAATATTCAACAAATGGCAAACATTGGATCTAATAGCAATCTCACCATTGTCGTTCATTTAGATATTCGCATATCAGGAAACAAAAAAATTACTCGTCGATATCTCATCGAAAGAGACCAAGTATTACATATTGATCCCTATAATCCCCTTATACAACAAATGGATAGCGGAAACCCTGCAACACTTATTTCTTTCTGTGAATGGGCCATTAAAAATTATGCCGCTGATGAATACGATCTTATTTTATGGAATCATGGCACCGGAATTCTTGAACCACCTCATGGAAAAATTATCAATCCAATGGACTTGTTCGTATTCAATCCATCCACCCACCGGCTCGAACTTGACAGATCAATTGGATTTATGGATGCCATTGATCACTTAGAACCAAAACAACGAGGTGTCTGTTGGGATGATACAACGGGAAATTACTTATCGAACAGAAAGCTTGAAGCTGCCCTTGAAACAATATGTCAAAAATATCTTAATGGTAAAAAATTTGGCATTATTGGATTTGATGCATGCCTCATGTCAATGATAGAAGTGATGACCTTTATACAAAAATACGCCCAAGTAATGGTCAGCTCAGAAGAGGTTGAGCTTGGAATGGGATGGAAATATGACGAAGTATTATTCCCATTTACAAAAGAAGCGTTAAGTACCTTCGCCTTTGCAAGTCATATTGTTAATGCTTACAACAGAACATATCAATCAATAACTAATGATTACACGCTATCCGCAATCAATCTTAATTCCATTGAGCTACTAGAAAGAAATATTGATCACATTGCAAGGTTACTTATCGAATGCCTTGATCAACAAAGAACCACTATCCATCAAACAATAAAAGATAGTAAAAGCAAAATACTCTGTACCCATTTTGACGAACCAACATACATAGATCTGCATCATTTCTACAAAAATTTGTCAAATAACCTAAAAAAACTCTCCACAGAAAACAGCCACATAGGTTCTGTTGTAAAAAATACTCTTTTAACAAAACTTGACGAAGGTATGCATCTCATTGAACAACTCGTTATAGCTAATACTGCCGGTAAAAACTTAAAAAATGCGCGCGGCATTGCTATATATTTCCCTGAACGCGGCATTCACAGCTCGTACCAAGAAGCTATATTCCTTAAATCTAATTCCTGGGGAACTTTACTTTCTCGTTATATTTTTGGTTGA